In Rhea pennata isolate bPtePen1 chromosome 13, bPtePen1.pri, whole genome shotgun sequence, the following proteins share a genomic window:
- the SPIRE2 gene encoding protein spire homolog 2: MARAGGGGPRELSLEEVLKCYEQPLNEEQAWALCFQGCRAAAAAAAAGPLRTADIRLRGDGSVALPAAPPELPLLLSPSTEAQMVQSLGFAIYRALDWGLDENEERELSPQLEQLIDLMTNSDSEDSGCGTADEGYGGQEEEEEGGEGPPRAVRTFGQAMRCCAARLADPAGAQAHYQAVCRALFAETVELKAFLAKIRDAKEMLQKLKEDEEAEERPAAELGNLRNADWARLWVQLMRELRHGVKLKKVQEKQFNPLPTEYQLTPFEMLMQDIRARNYKLRKVMVDGDIPPRVKKDAHELILDFIRSRPPLKQASERRLRPLPHKQRTLHEKILEEIKQERKLRPVETRNRSRKGYSSLPCIPHACSGDATSSSCINLSAPEASAPPPRPRPRVLLKAPTLAEMEEMNISEEEDSPGTEPGSALSLKRDRSFSEQDLAQFQSELSSGQDVSQAPGPLEPEPRPRSGSVPASYHSVPYGAAPLPSPRGALGCLEERPEDGSGTAPGSGSKHHWLEFSHPVESLALTVEEMINVRRVLVKAEMEKFLQSKELYNSLKKGKVCCCCRAKFPLFSWPASCLFCKRSVCTSCSLKVKMPSKKLAHIPVYALGFESLPGSLGARAPPARRRDAFHSLPGAGGRRIEDEFPHMYAQGAVLRDVCSDCTGFVADVVASSRRSVAALNAAPPRTHRGASWHL, translated from the exons AtggcgcgggcgggcggcgggggcccgcgGGAGCTGTCCCTGGAGGAGGTGCTGAAGTGCTACGAGCAGCCGCTGAACGAGGAGCAGGCCTGGGCGCTCTGCTTCCAGggctgccgcgccgccgccgccgccgccgccgccgggccgctcCGCACCGCCGACATCCGCCTCCGCGGCGACGGCAGCGTCGCgctcccggccgcgccgcccg AGCTGCCGCTGCTCCTGTCACCCTCCACCGAAGCACAG ATGGTGCAGTCGCTGGGCTTCGCCATCTACCGAGCGCTGGACTGGGGGCTGGACGAGAACGAGGAGCGGGAGCTGAGCCCGCAGCTGGAGCAGCTCATCGACCTGATGACCAACAGCGACTCGGAGGACAGTGGCTGCGGCACAGCCGACGAGGGCTAcggggggcaggaggaggaggaggaggggggcgaggggccgccgcgggccgtgCGCACCTTCGGGCAGGCCATGCGGTGCTGTGCCGCCCGCCTTGCCGACCCCGCGGGGGCCCAGGCGCACTACCAGGCCGTGTGCCGGGCCCTCTTCGCCGAGACCGTGGAGCTCAAGGCCTTCCTCGCCAAGATCCGCGACGCCAAGGAG ATGCTGCAGAAGCTGAAGGAGGACGAGGAGGCGGAGGagcggccggcggcggagcTGGGCAACCTGCGCAACGCGGACTGG GCCCGGCTCTGGGTGCAGCTGATGCGGGAGCTGCGGCACGGCGTGAAGCTGAAGAAGGTGCAGGAGAAGCAGTTCAACCCGCTGCCCACCGAGTACCAGCTCACCCCCTTCGAGATGCTCATGCAGGACATCCGGGCGCGCAACTACAAGCTGCGCAAAGTCATG gtGGACGGAGACATCCCGCCGCGGGTGAAGAAGGACGCCCACGAGCTCATCCTGGACTTCATCCGCTCGCGGCCGCCGCTGAAGCAG GCCTCGGAGCGGCGCCTGCGGCCCTTGCCGCACAAGCAGAGGACGCTTCATGAGAAGATTTTGGAGGAGATCAAGCAGGAGAGGAAGCTCCGGCCCGTGGAGACGCGGAACCGCAGCCGGAAAG GCTACAGCTCCCTGCCCTGCATCCCCCACGCCTGCTCCGGCGACGCCACCTCCAGCTCCTGCATCAACCTCTCCGCGCCGGAGGcgagcgccccgccgccgcggccccggccccgcgtcCTGCTCAAGGCGCCCACGCTGGCCGAGATGGAGGAGATGAACATCTCGGAG GAGGAGGACTCTCCGGGCACGGAGCCCGGCTCGGCGCTCTCCTTGAAGCGGGACCGGTCCTTCTCGGAGCAGGATCTGGCCCAGTTCCAGAGCGAGCTGAGCAGTGGCCAGGATGTGTCCCAGGCGCCAGGGCCACTGGAgcccgagccccggccccgctcag GCTCGGTGCCAGCTAGTTACCACTCGGTGCCGTacggcgccgcgccgctgccgtCGCCCCGCGGTGCCCTCGGCTGCCTGGAGGAGAGGCCGGAGGATGGTTCCGGCACTGCTCCTGGCAGCGGCTCCAAGCACCACTGGCTG GAGTTCAGCCACCCCGTGGAGAGCCTGGCCCTCACCGTGGAGGAGATGATCAACGTGCGCCGGGTGCTGGTCAAGGCCGAGATGGAGAAGTTCCTGCAGAGCAAAGAGCTGTACAACAGCCTGAAAAAAGGGAAG gtctgctgctgctgcagggccaaGTTCCCCCTCTTCTCCTGGCCCGCATCCTGCCTCTTCTGCAAGCG GTCCGTCTGCACCTCCTGCAGCCTCAAG GTGAAGATGCCTTCCAAGAAGCTGGCTCACATCCCCGTGTACGCGCTGGGCTTCGAGAGCCTCCCGGGCTCACTGGGCGCCAGAGCTCCACCGGCGCGGCGCAGAGACGCCTTCCA CTcgctgcccggcgccggcgggcgccgcaTCGAGGATGAGTTCCCGCACATGTATGCGCAGGGCGCCGTGCTGCGCGACGTCTGCAGCGACTGCACCGGCTTCGTGGCCGACGTCGTCGCCTCCAGCCGCCGCAGCGTGGCTGCGCTCAacgccgcgccgccccgcaccCACCGCGGCGCCTCTTGGCACCTGTGA